A genomic region of Plasmodium falciparum 3D7 genome assembly, chromosome: 11 contains the following coding sequences:
- a CDS encoding DnaJ protein, putative: MRIHCFSFVLLYFLFVNNVNCLLKKVLHHFYCNNENCYDILGVNEKASLDEIKFSYFRLLKKVEKNHDREKKKRIVKAFNVLVNKSTRKYYDYYLKYPNSFLNLVYLNMYIFYKLFKIICILLLIGLLLCVFQYIHNKYELKRVIQKSSKNKAFKKEVQNRISSQHPGFMNYDIKKKKKIEEQIEEEVVQEIVMINNQKTKKLLLADLIIVKLLFLPKQLWFYIIWNIKWVIKYNILNEDYDEHDKIYITRKYMNISMDKWNTLNPEEKKNYLKKELWMKAKQEEFLQEIKERDRLNKISSAKYKKQIRMKKKGLSFNYND; encoded by the exons ATGAGAATACATTGTTTTTCTTtcgttttattatatttcttatttgtGAATAATGTTAATTGTCTATTAAAAAAAGTGttacatcatttttattgtaaCAATGAAAATTGTTACGATATTTTAG gCGTTAACGAAAAGGCTAGCTTGGACGAAATAAAATTTTCGTATTTCAGGCTTTTGAAGAAAGTTGAAAAAAATCATGAtagagaaaagaaaaaaagaattgtGAAAGCTTTCAACGTATTAGTAAATAAAAGtacaagaaaatattatgattattatttaaaatatccaAATAGTTTTTTGAATTTAGTATATttgaatatgtatatattttataaattatttaaaattatttgcatattattattgattGGATTATTGTTATGTGTAtttcaatatatacataataaatatgaattaaaaaGGGTAATACAGAAATCATCAAAAAATAAAGCTTTTAAAAAAGAGGTACAGAATAGGATATCTAGTCAACATCCTGGATTTATGAATTAtgatataaagaagaaaaagaaaatagaaGAACAAATTGAAGAAGAGGTAGTACAAGAAATTGTTATGATTAATAATCAGAAGACTAAGAAATTATTACTAGCTGATTTAATCATTGtaaaacttttatttttGCCTAAACAATTAtggttttatattatatggaatataaaatgggttattaaatataatatattaaatgaagatTATGATGAACAtgataagatatatattaccagaaaatatatgaacatatcAATGGATAAATGGAACACATTAAATccagaagaaaaaaaaaattatttaaaaaaagaattgtgGATGAAAGCAAAACAGGAAGAATTTCTTCAAGAAATAAAGGAAAGGGATAGATTGAATAAAATATCGAGtgctaaatataaaaaacaaataagaatgaagaaaaaaggTTTAAGTTTTAATTACAACGATTAG
- a CDS encoding DNA-directed RNA polymerases I and III subunit RPAC1, putative, with translation MENVKYRDNFVQLGEEGPRNATTTNFYGSYYFSDKENYFDIRKFEENLEMNVIKNEENILILEIKNMDVSIANALRRIMLSEVPTIAIEKVNMYQNTGIIADEILCHRLGLIPFKFDADLINYKEDNEKYNHLNCFCFKLHVKFSSKRTGNDNYQSIYSKDLKWCPINEQQRIKFEKNPPKVVDENILITKISSGQEIELICFLQKGIGKTHAKWSPVCTAVYKMYPHFSFNTNEQLSYEEKKDLVNICPQKVFDIEDSQQIFVKNPLSCSTCRVCIEKYPKKISFQKEKNHFIFTIESTGCFSAADIFKKALFILRQKVINVKEALDEQLCP, from the coding sequence ATggaaaatgtaaaatatcgAGACAATTTTGTTCAGCTTGGAGAAGAGGGTCCAAGGAATGCTACGACTACCAATTTTTATGgtagttattatttttcagaTAAGGAgaattattttgatataagAAAATTTGAAGAGAATTTAGAAATGAATGTAATAAAGAATgaggaaaatatattaatattagaaataaagaatatgGATGTTTCGATAGCAAATGCTTTAAGAAGAATTATGTTATCAGAAGTACCTACGATAGCCATTGAAAAAGTTAATATGTATCAGAATACAGGAATTATAGCTGATGAAATATTATGTCATCGTTTAGGATTAATACCTTTTAAATTTGATGCAGATTTAATCAATTATAAAgaagataatgaaaaatataatcatttaaattgtttttgttttaaattaCATGTAAAATTTAGTAGTAAAAGAACGGGGAATGATAATTATCAATCTATTTATTCAAAAGATTTAAAATGGTGTCCTATAAATGAACAACAAAGAATAAAATTCGAGAAAAACCCACCAAAAGTTGTAGacgaaaatatattaattacaaAAATTAGTAGCGGACAAGAAATTGAATTAATCTGCTTTTTACAAAAAGGTATTGGTAAAACACATGCAAAATGGTCACCTGTTTGTACAGCtgtttataaaatgtatccacatttttcatttaatactAATGAACAGTTATcctatgaagaaaaaaaagatctAGTTAATATATGTCCACAAAAAGTCTTCGATATTGAAGATAGTCAACaaatttttgtaaaaaatccTCTCAGTTGTTCGACTTGTAGAGTATGTATTGAAAAATATcctaaaaaaatatcattccaaaaggaaaaaaaccATTTCATATTTACAATTGAATCTACAGGATGTTTCTCGGCCGcagatatttttaaaaaagctCTATTCATCCTAAGGCAAAAAGTGATAAATGTGAAAGAAGCCCTGGACGAGCAATTATGTccttag